The genomic region ATTGATAAGTGGCTGGAACAATTCAGAAAGATCTGGGAAGACCGGTACAGTCAACTCGATGATCTATTACTCAACATAAAAAACAAAACTAAAAAATGAAAAACAATTTGCTGTTCGACTTTATAGTTGATAAAGAAAAAAATACGTTGACGATGAGAAGAGAGTTTCTTGCAAATCGTCAGCTCGTCTGGGATGCACATACTAAAAGTGAACTGCTTAATCAGTGGTTTGCGCCAAAACCATTAACAACGAAAACCAAGGTAATGGATTTCAAAGAAGGTGGGAGTTGGGTCTATGCAATGGTAGAACCTAAGGGAAAAGAATATTGGGGTCGTATGGATTACGAAAAGATCAAGCCGATAGAATTCTATTCAGGTCTGGATGCCTTTTGCGATGAAAACGGTAACCGAAATCCTGATCTTCCTCGTGCAAAGTGGAATGTATATTTCAAAGAACATTCTGAGAACACAATTGTAGAAACGCTTATTCAATATGAATCACTTTCAGATCTTGAAACAATTATTAAGATGGGTATGAAGGAAGGTATCACATCGACATTTGAAAGTCTGGATGAACTGTTATTAACACTAAAAAAAAAAACCTAAAAAAAATCACTGAAAATGGAAGCAACAAAATTCAGGTTCAGGCAAACGGCAGCCGACAAACAAAAAGCATGGGATTTTTATACAAAACCCGAACACATCGTGAAATGGAATTTTGCATCCGACGACTGGCAATGTCCCCGCGCAACAAATGATATGCGTGTTGGGGGAAAGTATAGTGCACGGATGGAAGCGAAGGACGGAAGTTTTGGATTTGATTTCGAAGCTGTATATGATCAAATCGTTCCTGGAGAGAAATTTCAATATACAATGCCGGATGGCAGATTGGTAAATGTTGAATTCGAAAAGAACGGTAATAGCACCAATGTTAAAGTGTTATTTGATGCGGAATCGGTTAATTCTCTGGAGCTTCAAAAAGGTGGGTGGCAAACAATTCTGGATAATTATAAAAAGTATGCTGAGAAAAATTAAATTATTGTGGTGTGATTTTAATTACTTAGAATCTCACCACTTTAATTTGTTTTAAGATAGCGGTTCAATCCAATTGTTTTACCGTATTTTGCACCAATGATAAACCGGTTTATTAAAGACAAAGAGTCATTTTTAGCCTTTCGCTACATTGATTACCGGAGATTTATCTTTTCCAAGTTCATGTTAACGCTTGCACTGCAAATACAGTTTGTAGTTATCAGCTGGCAGGTTTATCAACTGACACATGATTTTCTTGCACTTGGACTGTTAGGTTTGTTTGAAGCAATTCCTGCTGTTACTCTGGCACTTTTCGGCGGATACATTTCCGACCGAAACGACAGGCAAAAAATTGTTTTCATTGTAATGATGATGCAAATGCTTTGCAGTGTAGCATTGGTTTTTATTTCCTACCATTATACAAGTAATCCGAATGAAGTTGTAACAGTATTTCCATACTATGTAATCATGTTTTTTGTCGGATTGCTGCGCGGTTTTTACAGTCCTGCACAGTTTCCCTTGATGACACAGCTTGTTCCACGTGAAGCTTATGCAAATTCGTCTGCATGGAATTCTACTTTCTGGCATATAGCAGTTGTAGTTGGATCTTCAATTGGAGGATTGCTGCTGGCTTTCTTTGGAGCAAATGTTGTCTATATAATTGTTGTTTTGTGTTTGCTTTTAGGTGTGATTCAGATCTACAGAATTCCGCCGCAACCACCACAAGCAGTTAAGCAGGGTGAGAGTGTGAAAGACAGCATCAAGCAAGGTTTGAGTTTTGTTTTTAATAATCAGATGATCTTCGGTGCAATGCTACTGGATCTCATCGCAGTTTTGTTTGGAGGCGCAACAGCGATGTTGCCGGTCTTCGCCAGTGAAGTTTTACATGTTGGTGAAACCGGTTTTGGAATCCTTCGTGCAGCACCCTTTGTCGGATCAGTAGCGATGGCTTTATACATGACAAAGCATCCGCCTTTGAAAAATTCGGGTAAAAAGTTGTTGGCCTGTGTGGCAGGATTTTCACTCTGCATGATATTCTTTGCGCTAAGCAAAAATTTCTATTTGTCTTTTGCGATTCTTGTTCTCAGCGGAGCATTCGATAATGTCAGTGTTGTGATCCGTTCCATGATCGTCCAATTTTTCACGCCCGATGAAATGCGTGGCCGCGTTTCATCGGTAAGCACAATGTTTATCAGTTCATCTAATGAGATCGGTGCCTTTGAATCCGGCTTTGCTGCAAAACTTTTAGGCCTTGTTCCATCCGTAGTGATCGGTGGAAGCGTAGCGATCCTGTCAGTCGGTGGCGCATTCGCCTGGCTTCCTAAATTAAGAAGGTTGGATCTGCAGGATATGATGGATAAAAATTAAATTATTTTCTAAAAAAATCATTTTTCATTCATTATTTTTTAAAACAAACCCCCAAAACAATTTCATTTTTTACCTGAAGTTTGTAATTGTAAGGCGGATCGTAAACCATCTGGTTTTCGAAACTAATATTTATCGATTTAAAGAGTTCATACATAATTCTGTTTTTTGTGTATAATGTTGCATCTTCTTTCGTCAGACCTTTTATAAATATCCGGGAACTGTTGCGCCAATTGAAAAGATCTTTTGCCCACGACTTGTTGATCGATACTGTTATGCTTGAACCAATTTCTGTCATATAAGAAAAGTTTGAGCTTATATTTTTATGTTGAGGGTAAAAAGAGGAAATTTTATCAGACAGAAATGTTGTTTTTAAATCAACAGGTGAAAAATTTACCAGATTGCCTTTCCTGAAATCGAAATTAAATCCGGTTCCAATGTTGAAAATTATCGGAAGAAGAGGTTGTTTGGATAGTACTTTTATGAATTCATCCTTTAAAAATGTGTATTCATACGCATTCGTCATTTGCGTTTTAATATTGATGTTGATAGAATTGACAACATTGATGAACTGAAACTCCCAATTACCTTTTAATTCAATTTCATCATCTCTGACATCTATTATGCTGTCGATATATTTGGTAAAAGACAATTCAATGTTTGTTTCCTGTTTTGAACGGTAGCTCCGGGTTGATTTATTTCTTACCAGACTTGCCCTGGTAGTAATATCAAGATTGAAATTATTATCGTTGTGGAAATTGACAAGTTGCTGAAAATTTGATGCAAAATAGAATTGACCACTCTTTGAAATTTTACAAGAATCTATCTTACTGATCGAAATTGAATCACCCTGGCCAAATGCTGAATATGTTGCTAAGTGTAACAAAATTAAGAACAGCAGGCGGGCAATTTTGTTCATTCGGAATTTAGTATAGCATTGATCTTTGTTTGAACTGTAGTAGAAATGAAACCAAATCCTTCCGAAAATAAGTCCTGATAGGAAAACAGATAGAATTGATTTTTCTTAATGATCACTAATTCCGGTGTAGGTGTATTGTCATTCCATTTTTCAGAATAGGTAACACTGTATGCCTGAAAACCGGGAAAAAGAATGGTCAATTCGTAAATGTTTCTTTTTCTTTCAAGTGATGTTGAATCAGAATGTGAAACAGCATGTAATTGGAATGGATATTCTTTTTGTAATACCAAGAGGTAATCAGTTAGAGTCTGAAAACAATTTTGGCAACTCTTATTATTTTTCACAATGAGAAAATAAATACTGTCATTTGAAAAAAATTGAGATGTATTTTGTTTTGAATAGAATTTCCAGCCTGTTACATAACCATCATCAATGTTTTTTGATATCGTAATTCCTGAATTGAAGAAAATAATGAAGAAAAGAAAACTAATGAATTTCAATCTTTGAGATCCTGATAATAAATTCCGGATCGTTATTTTCATAGAAAATATTTTTTCTGTTTTCATTTTCTTCATCGGTAAGTTTTGGATCAGGTAAATAATTGTCTTCTTCAAGTGAAATTGAATATCCATCAGTGAATAATAGATATGGATCTATGTGAAATGTAAGTTCATCTTTACAATCTAAATGGTAGCCTGATTTTGGAATCAAAATTCTTTCCGGATCCAGGTATATGTTATTATTTACGTTGTAGACAAAATTTTTAGTTGAAGAAACCTTTGAACCGGGCATACTTACGGAAATCAGAAGTAGCGAATCATCGGCAAAATGAATGCTTTGAATTCTTGAAAACGTGATCAGACCGGGTTCAAAGTTTGCTATAAATTCTTTGGGATTTATAATAGCCGGTGAAGTTTCGACGGGAATCTTATTATTGGGAAGATTGATCCAATCATCTGTTTGTGGCAATTCAATTGTATGTATTAGATTCAAGTTCAGGTCATAAATGTGAATTCGGTTTCCACACGGCTCCGCCACTGCAATTCTCCTTCTATTATTGGTGATCCAGTTTTGAGGAAAATGACTTAATCCAATACAAGGTACTTCCGGATGGATAACTGTAAGAAATTTTCTTTGGCGTGCATTATAAATTGCCAGACTGGTATTGTGAACACTATCCTTGAATAAAAACAAGTTAGAATTAATAACTTTTGCGTTAAAGGCCATCATCCTTTGAGGGAATTGGACTTCTTCTACAAATTTAAATTCACCTTGGACCGGTTTAAAGAGGAACCATTTTAAATCGTAATCATCCTGCATTAACAGGAAGGAATCATTTAGTGCAATTGCCGGACATTGAAGGACCTTCATGATTGTAGGCGCCATTACAATTATGTCTGCACGCTTGTTTGTTTTCAAGTCTAACGTATGAATCGTTAATTGCCGCTTTTCAAGATTCCACGACCGGGAAGTCACGAATGAGAATAGATTTGTTGAAATGGAAGTCCGGCAAAGAGGGTCAATGGATAATTCTCCCGTGAATATGATCGTATCATTTTTCTCATTCGCCCTGCAAAACAGGGTTGTAATGAAAAAGAAACAGAGGGTCATATAGACCCTGCTGTTTTTAACAAATTTATTACTTCTCCAAAAGTACTTCATCTTCCACAGTTGTAATTACTAATTCGTCTTTGTCTGTTGTTTTCCATGAAACAGGCAATACATCCTGAAATTTGATTGAACCTTCCCGCTCGCCTTTAGCATAACGCGCCTGAACTTCATTAACTACATCTTGCATGATAATAGTTTTAAAGCCCGCAGTTACACCGAAGCTTACAGGACATTTGTTGTGTCCGTTTCCTTTGCATTCACAACGGCGGTTATTTACCATTACATAATTGTACATGTGGTTAGCTCCTCCACCTTGAATGACGATCGTGTAAGCTGATGCTGACGAGATCATCGATGCGACTAGCGCAAAAATCATTAAGAATTTTTTTGTCATAGTTTTGATTTTTTTGAATTATGTGATTAATTAATTTTGATGGAACAAATCTCGGGTATAGTGAAGCAGATTACAACCGCATAAAATAAGGATGATTAAAGACCCTGCTTTTTTTAATTACTGACGAATTCTTATCTTGCCGGAAAATCGGAATTATGCCAAAGAAAAATTTTAGAATATTAAGCTGGAATGTAAATGGTATTCGTGCCGTCTGGAAAAAAGGTTTTTTGGAATGGCTTCAAAAAGACGATCCGGATGTTTTGTGTCTTCAGGAAACTAAAGCTCAGATAGATCAGTTAGGTGAGGAGATCCGTAGCGTCAATAATTACAAATCATTTTTCTTTTCTGCAGAAAAAAAAGGATATAGTGGAGTAGCAGTTTATTCAAAAGTTGAACCAATTGCTGTGAGATCCGGATTCAACAGTCCTGAATTTGATAGTGAAGGAAGAGTTTTGGAGGTAGAATTTGAAAACTTTGTTTTGTATAATGTTTACTTTCCAAACGGTGGCCGCGGTCCGGAAAGAGTAAAGTATAAACTCGATTTTTATGAGCAACTTTTCAAAAGAGCAGAAGAGATGCGTAAAAAGAAAAAGAACATTGTTGTAGTCGGAGATTATAATACTGCGCATAAAGAAATTGATCTAGCTCGTCCGGGACCGAATATGAAAACAAGCGGTTTTCTTCCCGAGGAAAGGGCTTGGGTCGATAAAATTATTGAAATGGGTTATGTTGATATTTTCAGAGAATTCAATAGCGAACCCGGACAATATACCTACTGGGATGTGATCACGCGTGCACGAGAAAGAAATACAGGCTGGCGAATAGATTATTTTATGATCTCTGAAGAAATGAAAAAAATGGCTGTGAATGCAACCATTCATCCATTAGTTATGGGAAGTGATCATTGTCCGATTGAACTTGAAATTAAGTTATAAATAAAAAAGCCGGTCGATAAACCGGCTTTTCTATTTTTATGATAGCATTATTTTATGCCAGCTTTCTTTTACAGGTATTTGCCACTTTGTTTTTAATTCTGATTTTTTCTCGATCAGATTATTAAAAACAATTGTCTCTTCCGTAATTGTCCGGCTTTTAACAATTCTTCGAATTTATTTTTAGGCAACAATTTTATTGCATCCTGATCTTTATATGCCAGCAAGAGTCTGTTCATGAAATTCACATTCATTTGACTTTCCATTTTTTTCAAAAAGTTGAAACATTTGTCTATAGAACATCCAGATGCTGATGTTTTACTTTCATCGATCATAATTACAATAAAGCGATCGTGTAAGACTTCAAAGCTTCCTGACAATGCAACATTATGTGCTGTCCACTCGGAAACAAATTTCTCTAATTCTGATCTTAAATTACTTTGCTCCTCTGTTGTTAATTCACGATCTGATTGATAGATCCAGATTCTTGAATTTTCGGAGAGTGCTGTTGAGGGTAAATACATTTTTTTAACTAATAACTATTAACTAATAATCGATAACTACTGCCCATTCTTAAGATGGACTGTTTTTTTTATTTAATTTTAGGTGTTGCGATGATGGTGGATTTGGTGATCTCGCCGTTTTTATAAATTACTTTTTTTGTAACGTTTGAGTCTTCATGAAGGATCCATTCACCTTCTTCTGAATCATTGACAAATTTTCCTTCGCGAAGTATTGCACCTTTCGGATTATATTCTTTTGCTGAACCGTTCAGAACGCCATCGGAATAAGTGTATTCAACTGATGGTTGTCCGTTTTGTAAATACCAGATTGCTTTACCATCCTTTTTTCCATTCTTAAATGTTGCTTCTTCCTGAAGTTTTCCATCATCATAATAGGCTTTTCTGTTACCATGTAGGATTCCATTCACGTAATTCTCAACTGACTTTATTTTATTGTTAGTACCATAAGTCGTTTTTTGTCCATGGAGAGAATCATCCTTATAAGTTGCATCAACAGAGATCATTGTTCCGGGACCAAATTTTAATAACGAACCATTCTTTTTTCCGTTTTTGAATTCTTCGAGAGAAGTGATCAATCCGGTTGAACTGTAATTCCGCCAGACACCTTCTTTAACGTTGGATTTCATACTGCCTTGTGATACAATAGTACCCTTAGGATTTTTAATCGTCATATGAACTAGTTGCGGATCGTTATTGTCTTTTTCGAAAGTAGTATCATTCAAAAAGTTGTCTTCAACCTTGAATGGCTTTACCTGATCACTCTTTGGAATCTGGGCGAATGCTGTGAAAGGAAACAGCAGCAATAAAACTATTTTATAGCTTTTCATCATATTATTTTGAAGTGTAAAGATAAGGTTTATTGACGCAAAAAATACAAGTGTAAAAATGATGTTTATATGAAAAATGTGGTGTGATTTTATACTATTTCTATCTTTGGAACATGAAAGTTGACATCAGAATTGCATTGCCCGCAGACTATAAACTAATTA from Bacteroidota bacterium harbors:
- a CDS encoding toxin-antitoxin system YwqK family antitoxin, producing the protein MKSYKIVLLLLFPFTAFAQIPKSDQVKPFKVEDNFLNDTTFEKDNNDPQLVHMTIKNPKGTIVSQGSMKSNVKEGVWRNYSSTGLITSLEEFKNGKKNGSLLKFGPGTMISVDATYKDDSLHGQKTTYGTNNKIKSVENYVNGILHGNRKAYYDDGKLQEEATFKNGKKDGKAIWYLQNGQPSVEYTYSDGVLNGSAKEYNPKGAILREGKFVNDSEEGEWILHEDSNVTKKVIYKNGEITKSTIIATPKIK
- a CDS encoding MFS transporter is translated as MINRFIKDKESFLAFRYIDYRRFIFSKFMLTLALQIQFVVISWQVYQLTHDFLALGLLGLFEAIPAVTLALFGGYISDRNDRQKIVFIVMMMQMLCSVALVFISYHYTSNPNEVVTVFPYYVIMFFVGLLRGFYSPAQFPLMTQLVPREAYANSSAWNSTFWHIAVVVGSSIGGLLLAFFGANVVYIIVVLCLLLGVIQIYRIPPQPPQAVKQGESVKDSIKQGLSFVFNNQMIFGAMLLDLIAVLFGGATAMLPVFASEVLHVGETGFGILRAAPFVGSVAMALYMTKHPPLKNSGKKLLACVAGFSLCMIFFALSKNFYLSFAILVLSGAFDNVSVVIRSMIVQFFTPDEMRGRVSSVSTMFISSSNEIGAFESGFAAKLLGLVPSVVIGGSVAILSVGGAFAWLPKLRRLDLQDMMDKN
- the xth gene encoding exodeoxyribonuclease III, which codes for MPKKNFRILSWNVNGIRAVWKKGFLEWLQKDDPDVLCLQETKAQIDQLGEEIRSVNNYKSFFFSAEKKGYSGVAVYSKVEPIAVRSGFNSPEFDSEGRVLEVEFENFVLYNVYFPNGGRGPERVKYKLDFYEQLFKRAEEMRKKKKNIVVVGDYNTAHKEIDLARPGPNMKTSGFLPEERAWVDKIIEMGYVDIFREFNSEPGQYTYWDVITRARERNTGWRIDYFMISEEMKKMAVNATIHPLVMGSDHCPIELEIKL
- a CDS encoding SRPBCC domain-containing protein, whose protein sequence is MKNNLLFDFIVDKEKNTLTMRREFLANRQLVWDAHTKSELLNQWFAPKPLTTKTKVMDFKEGGSWVYAMVEPKGKEYWGRMDYEKIKPIEFYSGLDAFCDENGNRNPDLPRAKWNVYFKEHSENTIVETLIQYESLSDLETIIKMGMKEGITSTFESLDELLLTLKKKT
- a CDS encoding SRPBCC domain-containing protein, coding for MEATKFRFRQTAADKQKAWDFYTKPEHIVKWNFASDDWQCPRATNDMRVGGKYSARMEAKDGSFGFDFEAVYDQIVPGEKFQYTMPDGRLVNVEFEKNGNSTNVKVLFDAESVNSLELQKGGWQTILDNYKKYAEKN
- a CDS encoding ABC transporter ATPase, whose amino-acid sequence is MYLPSTALSENSRIWIYQSDRELTTEEQSNLRSELEKFVSEWTAHNVALSGSFEVLHDRFIVIMIDESKTSASGCSIDKCFNFLKKMESQMNVNFMNRLLLAYKDQDAIKLLPKNKFEELLKAGQLRKRQLFLII